A window from Tissierellales bacterium encodes these proteins:
- a CDS encoding IS110 family transposase yields the protein MLYLGIDIAKNNHVASLINENGKTLFKAFSFSNTSDGGEALLSKLNSFSSNNSDFTVGMEATGHYWLALYSFLYDNGFTIYVINPIQTDGWRKGTEIRKRKTDIIDSLLIADLIRYGSFVETSLSNEDMFSLRNLTRFRSYLIQSISDLKRKVISVLDQVFPEYQAIFSNIFGKTSKELLLQFSSPIDFEDISTDSLAELINKLSRKRSGDIKANLIKSKAKNSFGITFSKDSFTFQLKALIQQMNFIESQVKDTENEINNLMSLVESPITTIPGIGNVIGATILGEIGDINKFDSPRKLVAYAGIDAVVSSSDEFQATHAVMSKRGSPYLRKALFQAALVASFNDPVLNAYYLKKRGEGKHHLTCIGAVSRKMCNIIYAVLKNQCPYEVRLNE from the coding sequence ATGTTATATTTAGGAATTGATATTGCCAAAAATAATCATGTTGCTTCTTTAATTAACGAAAATGGAAAGACTCTTTTTAAAGCTTTTTCTTTTTCTAACACTTCAGATGGTGGAGAAGCTTTGCTTTCCAAATTAAATTCTTTTTCTAGTAATAACTCTGATTTTACTGTTGGTATGGAAGCTACAGGTCATTACTGGTTAGCTTTGTATTCTTTTCTTTATGACAATGGATTTACCATTTATGTCATTAATCCTATTCAAACAGATGGTTGGCGAAAGGGAACTGAGATCCGTAAAAGAAAAACTGATATTATAGATTCTCTTTTAATTGCTGACCTCATCCGCTATGGTTCTTTTGTGGAAACATCTCTTTCCAACGAAGATATGTTTTCTCTTAGAAATCTAACACGTTTTCGCTCATACCTAATTCAATCTATTTCCGATTTGAAAAGAAAGGTAATCAGTGTTCTAGACCAAGTATTTCCCGAGTATCAAGCCATCTTTTCTAATATTTTTGGTAAAACCTCTAAAGAACTTTTGTTACAATTCTCCTCTCCTATTGACTTTGAAGATATTTCTACTGACTCTTTAGCTGAATTGATCAATAAATTAAGTCGTAAGAGATCTGGAGACATTAAAGCTAATTTAATTAAATCCAAAGCTAAAAATTCTTTTGGAATTACTTTTAGCAAAGATAGCTTTACTTTTCAATTAAAGGCTCTTATCCAACAAATGAACTTTATTGAATCTCAAGTTAAAGATACAGAGAATGAAATCAATAATCTTATGTCTTTAGTTGAGTCACCTATTACTACCATTCCAGGCATTGGGAATGTAATTGGTGCTACTATTCTTGGGGAAATTGGCGATATTAATAAATTCGATTCTCCAAGAAAGTTAGTTGCTTATGCTGGGATAGATGCCGTTGTTAGTAGTTCGGATGAATTTCAAGCTACGCATGCAGTTATGAGCAAAAGAGGATCTCCTTATTTAAGGAAAGCCTTGTTTCAAGCTGCTTTAGTAGCTTCTTTTAATGATCCTGTATTAAATGCTTATTATCTTAAGAAACGAGGTGAAGGTAAACATCACCTTACTTGTATTGGTGCCGTTTCAAGAAAAATGTGCAATATCATTTATGCTGTGCTTAAAAATCAGTGCCCTTATGAAGTAAGATTAAATGAGTAA